A single region of the Anabaena sphaerica FACHB-251 genome encodes:
- a CDS encoding response regulator transcription factor, whose protein sequence is MDLSATSATAMKESSMKDHKRLLLIDDDPNLILLVKDYLEFRGYEVITAENGREALDILEHDVPDMIICDVMMPEMDGYTFVEQVRQNERTSWIPVLFLSAKGQSADRVKGLNKGADVYMVKPFEPEELVAQVESSLKQTIRWKEHQTKGGENGSRIQVPFDVQLTPTELKVVQFVARGLANREIAEELNVSQRTVESHVSNMLGKTNLHNRTELARWAIENQMA, encoded by the coding sequence ATGGATCTAAGCGCGACAAGTGCCACTGCTATGAAAGAGTCCAGCATGAAAGATCACAAACGACTTCTATTGATTGATGATGACCCTAACCTCATCTTGCTGGTGAAGGATTACTTAGAATTCCGGGGATACGAAGTCATCACGGCCGAAAATGGACGAGAAGCTCTGGATATTTTAGAACATGATGTTCCAGACATGATCATCTGTGACGTGATGATGCCGGAAATGGACGGGTACACTTTTGTGGAACAAGTGCGGCAAAATGAACGCACCAGCTGGATACCTGTTCTCTTCCTGTCAGCTAAGGGGCAAAGTGCAGACCGAGTTAAAGGTCTGAATAAAGGTGCTGATGTATACATGGTCAAGCCCTTTGAACCAGAAGAACTCGTAGCACAAGTAGAATCCTCACTTAAGCAAACTATCCGTTGGAAAGAACATCAAACCAAGGGAGGGGAAAACGGTTCCCGTATCCAAGTTCCCTTTGATGTGCAGTTGACCCCAACCGAACTGAAAGTAGTTCAGTTTGTGGCTAGGGGTTTAGCTAACCGGGAAATCGCTGAAGAATTAAATGTCAGCCAGCGCACGGTTGAAAGCCATGTTTCCAATATGTTGGGTAAAACCAATCTCCACAACCGTACAGAATTAGCACGGTGGGCGATTGAAAATCAAATGGCTTAA
- a CDS encoding chemotaxis response regulator protein-glutamate methylesterase yields MFSLIRLQIKYDCFMRIAIVNDLIIATESLRRILAKIPEYDLAWIAYDGVEAVAKCAEDTPDLILMDVVMPKMDGVEATKHIMSQSPCAILMVTASVNRYAAKVFEAMGYGALDAVNTPAVGYGQQTEGGTRLLNKIATIARLIGKSSRPRSQFDTQLKPKTSPELHPPLIVIGSSTGGPQALVTILSQFSQNLNASVVIVQHLDAQFAQGFATWLDGQISLPVHLATSGYLPQPGKVLVAGTNHHLVMRPDQTLDYQEEPLNSFYHPSVDVFFQTVAKYWQGNGVGVLLTGMGRDGAQGLKLLRDMGWHTIAQDSKTCVVYGMPKAAVELDAVVQILPVEAIAPACTKSLARW; encoded by the coding sequence ATGTTTTCATTAATTCGTTTACAAATCAAATACGACTGTTTTATGAGAATTGCTATTGTTAATGATTTAATCATCGCTACGGAATCACTGCGACGCATTTTGGCAAAAATTCCTGAATATGATTTAGCTTGGATTGCTTATGATGGAGTAGAAGCCGTTGCTAAGTGTGCAGAAGATACTCCAGATTTGATATTAATGGATGTAGTCATGCCCAAGATGGACGGGGTGGAAGCTACAAAGCACATTATGAGTCAATCTCCCTGTGCTATTCTTATGGTGACAGCCAGTGTCAATCGCTATGCAGCTAAAGTGTTTGAAGCTATGGGTTATGGAGCTTTAGATGCTGTTAACACACCAGCGGTTGGTTATGGTCAACAAACAGAAGGTGGCACTAGGTTACTCAATAAAATTGCTACTATTGCTAGATTAATCGGTAAATCTTCCCGTCCGCGATCGCAATTTGACACACAACTCAAACCCAAAACTTCCCCAGAACTACACCCACCCCTCATAGTCATTGGTTCTTCCACTGGTGGTCCCCAAGCATTAGTAACAATTCTGTCCCAATTTTCTCAAAATTTAAATGCTTCTGTGGTCATTGTCCAGCATCTTGATGCCCAATTTGCTCAAGGTTTCGCTACTTGGTTAGATGGACAAATTTCTTTACCAGTTCATCTGGCTACATCCGGGTATTTACCACAACCAGGTAAAGTGTTAGTTGCAGGTACAAATCATCATTTAGTGATGCGTCCTGACCAAACTCTTGACTATCAGGAAGAACCTCTCAATAGTTTCTACCATCCTTCAGTTGATGTCTTTTTTCAAACTGTGGCTAAATATTGGCAGGGTAACGGTGTGGGAGTGTTGTTGACGGGTATGGGTCGGGATGGCGCTCAAGGTCTAAAATTACTCCGGGATATGGGTTGGCACACCATCGCCCAAGATAGCAAAACCTGTGTCGTTTATGGAATGCCCAAAGCCGCAGTGGAATTAGATGCAGTAGTACAAATTTTACCAGTTGAAGCGATCGCCCCAGCCTGTACAAAATCCTTAGCCAGATGGTGA
- a CDS encoding dynamin family protein, producing MDTSRVTSETVDLLSRITGQKLSQRDITPQVLFLAALVTVLMGVIFVDGTVSEEEKQHLQKILSRFSQSNSDVQKLTNLMIKGVKENQTYKKIQDLLKLTLPLSESEKILLIGFGYEMSAADGEIDLREKQYLEIVAKNLGVKSQYLPIFEIAFTQEGNIEANALNEVHFLLDSSRFQELDTVFVKAASDMLAILPAKPEIKTTQKHTILSYDELKKFQIYRQELDNYCNLVSQIIHECKDHSFLPSTLIDDITEVFNKIKNQRFRLAVIGEFSQGKSTLLNALLGEEIQPVRAVPCSGAVTVLKYGTQKRVICHYKDGRVEEIAFDQYKAKASISKEAAVDHRSDELAQSEIEEIIFEHPELTLCKSGVEIIDSPGLNEHPQRTAITHKILTNTDAAIFLTNATRLLPEKEKELLHDVRYKLNNSSDKEPAENLFVLVNFMDNLDNEEDVQDIKQRLENFVKKENLIVLKEINRVHYISAKAALKSIQNGNNDEYLQSFKDFTLSLEKFLTFESGKVKIHQSVEQINRVIHKSLNSLSQSEQTLEGKIQISEAQKLEILEKIGEVSGRDVRIRVLVSSVIDEVYEKASESYDEWRAELGDRMAEKSVYWHSEHNPVFSQDKLIKDYTNQFIRDLSKEIDEWGNKILKDIILKEGIEYLDANIAYELDAIQGDFQRLDQQIQTNFSQQMKLSIGGISDDFMGLGGIGGGIGVGGALAAGLIVFTGLGFIAVIVAAVAATIASSFGFGLLDFDGLSTQIKQKVYDIGFQKFEESVEKVSEKLDEIINTVFNSRIEGSSRVIAEAISLYENLIEQQEKAHQETLEQREIEKSFINQKRQELEQVQKELQTIIKY from the coding sequence ATGGATACTTCACGAGTTACTTCTGAGACTGTTGATTTATTATCACGCATCACAGGACAAAAACTGAGCCAACGGGATATCACACCACAGGTATTATTTTTAGCTGCTTTAGTAACAGTGCTAATGGGAGTAATATTTGTAGATGGGACAGTTTCAGAAGAAGAAAAACAACATTTACAGAAAATTTTATCTCGATTTAGTCAATCAAATAGTGATGTACAGAAATTAACAAACTTGATGATTAAAGGAGTTAAAGAAAATCAAACTTATAAAAAAATTCAGGATTTGTTAAAGTTAACATTGCCACTTTCCGAATCAGAAAAAATATTATTAATTGGTTTTGGTTATGAAATGTCAGCCGCAGATGGTGAAATTGATTTACGGGAAAAGCAATATTTAGAAATAGTTGCTAAAAATCTGGGTGTTAAATCACAATATTTACCAATTTTTGAAATTGCATTTACTCAAGAAGGAAATATTGAAGCAAATGCTTTAAATGAAGTACATTTTTTACTAGATTCTTCTCGGTTTCAAGAACTTGATACAGTCTTTGTAAAAGCTGCAAGTGATATGTTGGCAATTTTACCTGCTAAACCAGAAATTAAAACTACTCAAAAGCATACAATTTTATCTTATGATGAGTTGAAAAAGTTCCAAATCTATCGTCAGGAATTAGATAATTATTGTAACTTAGTCTCCCAAATAATTCACGAATGTAAAGATCATAGTTTCTTACCTTCTACTTTGATAGATGATATTACAGAAGTATTTAATAAAATTAAAAATCAGCGATTTAGGTTAGCTGTTATTGGTGAATTTAGTCAAGGTAAATCAACGTTATTAAATGCTTTGTTAGGCGAAGAAATTCAGCCTGTGAGAGCAGTTCCTTGTAGTGGTGCAGTGACAGTTCTCAAATATGGAACTCAAAAACGGGTAATTTGTCACTATAAAGATGGAAGAGTGGAGGAAATTGCTTTTGACCAGTATAAAGCAAAAGCAAGTATTTCTAAAGAAGCCGCAGTAGATCACCGTAGTGATGAACTAGCACAATCTGAAATTGAAGAAATTATTTTTGAACATCCTGAATTAACTTTATGTAAAAGTGGTGTAGAAATAATTGATTCCCCCGGATTAAATGAACATCCTCAAAGAACAGCAATTACTCATAAAATACTCACAAATACAGATGCAGCTATTTTCTTAACTAATGCTACCCGTCTACTTCCTGAAAAAGAAAAAGAATTACTGCATGATGTAAGATATAAGCTTAATAATAGTTCTGATAAAGAACCTGCTGAGAATCTTTTTGTATTAGTAAACTTTATGGATAACCTTGATAATGAGGAAGATGTTCAAGATATAAAACAAAGACTTGAAAATTTTGTTAAAAAAGAAAATTTAATAGTTTTAAAAGAGATAAATCGAGTACATTACATTTCAGCTAAAGCAGCATTAAAATCAATTCAAAACGGAAATAATGATGAATATTTACAATCATTTAAAGATTTTACTTTGTCTCTTGAGAAATTTCTAACTTTTGAAAGTGGAAAAGTAAAAATTCACCAATCTGTTGAACAGATAAATAGAGTCATTCACAAATCTTTAAATAGTCTATCCCAATCAGAGCAAACTTTAGAAGGTAAAATTCAAATTTCCGAAGCGCAAAAACTAGAAATTTTAGAAAAAATAGGTGAAGTAAGTGGGAGAGATGTCAGAATTCGTGTATTAGTATCTAGCGTAATAGATGAAGTGTATGAAAAAGCTAGTGAATCTTATGATGAATGGCGTGCTGAATTAGGTGATAGAATGGCGGAAAAAAGCGTATATTGGCATTCTGAACACAACCCAGTTTTTAGTCAAGATAAACTTATTAAAGATTACACAAATCAATTTATTAGGGATCTATCAAAAGAAATAGATGAATGGGGTAATAAAATACTAAAAGATATTATTCTCAAAGAAGGTATAGAATATTTAGATGCTAATATTGCTTATGAATTAGACGCGATTCAAGGTGATTTTCAACGTCTAGACCAACAAATTCAAACTAACTTTAGTCAACAAATGAAGTTATCTATTGGAGGTATAAGTGATGATTTTATGGGTTTAGGCGGAATTGGTGGAGGAATTGGAGTAGGTGGTGCGTTAGCTGCTGGATTAATCGTATTTACAGGACTTGGATTCATTGCAGTTATTGTAGCTGCTGTTGCTGCTACAATTGCTAGTTCTTTTGGTTTTGGATTACTAGATTTTGATGGACTCAGTACCCAAATAAAGCAGAAAGTTTATGACATAGGCTTTCAGAAGTTTGAAGAATCAGTAGAGAAAGTTTCAGAAAAGCTAGACGAAATTATTAATACAGTTTTTAATAGCAGAATTGAAGGATCTAGTCGAGTAATTGCAGAAGCAATTTCATTGTATGAAAATTTGATAGAGCAACAAGAAAAAGCTCACCAAGAAACTCTAGAACAACGAGAAATAGAAAAATCATTTATTAACCAAAAACGCCAAGAACTTGAACAAGTACAGAAAGAATTACAAACTATAATTAAATACTAG
- a CDS encoding hybrid sensor histidine kinase/response regulator, which yields MISTSTAFPLTPPTAETLSTCWLNQENQPPYHPSTVQLNTDLVTVLLIDDQLIIGEAVCRLLANEKDISFHYIDDPAQAIQKAISIAPTVILLDMIMPEIDGLMLLRWFRSHPATHEIPIVMLSSKEEAQIKADAFAAGANDYLIKLPDVVELIARIRYHSKAYNNLKALSAANATSRLQARQLEQTLEELKTTQVQLIQTEKMSSLGKMVAGLAHEINNPINFIHGNFIHLHNYIQGLLQLIKIYQQEYPSENSVIENYTDEVNLNFIIEDLPKILASMKMGTDRIREIVLSLRNFSRLDQADKKAVNIHEGIDSTLLILNHRLKQEIEVIKEYGDLPLIECYPAQLNQVFMNILSNAIDVLLEQEQQQQKQIVIKTEKNDYGKIKITIRDNGPGISPELQRKIFDPFFTTKPVNQGTGIGLAISYQIIEKHQGNIYVCSDPSYGTEFVIEIPTEQIT from the coding sequence ATGATATCCACATCTACAGCTTTCCCGCTCACGCCACCAACAGCCGAGACATTATCAACCTGCTGGTTGAATCAGGAAAATCAACCGCCATATCATCCATCTACAGTCCAGTTAAACACAGATTTAGTCACAGTTTTATTAATTGATGATCAGTTAATAATTGGTGAAGCAGTTTGCAGGTTACTCGCTAACGAGAAAGACATTTCTTTTCACTATATAGATGACCCCGCACAGGCAATTCAAAAAGCTATTTCTATAGCTCCCACCGTCATCCTCTTAGATATGATCATGCCTGAGATTGATGGTTTAATGCTACTGCGTTGGTTTCGCTCTCATCCGGCAACTCATGAAATTCCTATTGTCATGCTCTCTAGCAAAGAAGAAGCACAAATTAAAGCAGATGCTTTTGCTGCTGGTGCAAATGACTATTTGATTAAATTACCGGATGTAGTTGAGTTAATTGCCCGCATCCGTTATCATTCTAAAGCCTACAATAATTTAAAAGCTCTCTCAGCCGCCAATGCTACTTCTCGGCTACAAGCAAGACAACTAGAACAAACTCTAGAAGAACTAAAAACAACACAAGTCCAACTAATCCAAACCGAAAAAATGTCTAGTTTGGGTAAAATGGTGGCTGGTTTAGCTCACGAAATTAATAATCCTATCAATTTTATTCATGGTAACTTTATTCATCTTCATAATTATATTCAAGGTTTGTTACAGTTAATTAAAATTTATCAACAAGAATATCCATCAGAAAATTCTGTTATTGAAAATTACACAGATGAAGTTAATCTTAATTTTATCATCGAGGATTTACCCAAAATACTTGCTTCGATGAAAATGGGAACTGATCGGATTCGAGAAATTGTACTATCTTTACGCAACTTTTCTAGACTAGACCAAGCTGATAAAAAAGCTGTCAATATTCATGAAGGTATCGACAGTACACTACTTATTTTAAATCATCGTCTTAAACAGGAAATTGAAGTTATTAAGGAATATGGAGATTTACCCTTAATTGAATGTTATCCAGCCCAACTCAATCAAGTCTTTATGAATATCCTCAGTAATGCTATTGATGTCTTATTAGAACAAGAACAACAACAGCAAAAACAAATAGTAATTAAAACTGAAAAAAATGATTATGGGAAGATAAAAATTACCATCCGAGATAATGGACCTGGTATTAGTCCAGAGTTACAAAGAAAGATATTTGATCCCTTTTTTACAACTAAACCTGTCAACCAGGGAACTGGTATAGGACTAGCAATTAGCTATCAAATTATTGAAAAGCACCAAGGCAATATTTATGTCTGTTCTGACCCCAGTTATGGTACAGAATTTGTCATAGAAATCCCTACGGAACAGATTACTTAA
- the groES gene encoding co-chaperone GroES has protein sequence MAAVSLSVSTVKPLGDRVFVKVTAAEEKTAGGLYLPDTAKEKPQVGEVVALGPGKRNDDGSRQELEVKVGDKVLYSKYAGTDVKLGTEEYVLLSEKDILAVVS, from the coding sequence ATGGCAGCTGTATCTCTAAGCGTATCTACAGTTAAACCTTTAGGCGATCGCGTTTTCGTGAAAGTGACCGCCGCTGAAGAAAAGACCGCAGGTGGTCTGTATTTGCCCGACACCGCTAAGGAAAAGCCCCAAGTAGGTGAAGTAGTAGCCCTTGGACCTGGCAAGCGGAATGATGACGGTAGCCGTCAAGAATTGGAAGTTAAGGTGGGCGACAAGGTGCTGTACTCCAAGTACGCTGGCACCGACGTTAAGCTCGGCACTGAAGAATATGTACTGCTTTCTGAGAAAGACATTCTAGCAGTCGTCAGTTAA